A segment of the Sanyastnella coralliicola genome:
TCGGAGATCACCATGGAATTCCAGTATTCGCTACACCGTTTGCTTCGAAATTCCTTGACTGGTGTGTTGAGCTAGACCTGAAATACATGAAGGTGGCTGCGCGTATGCACGTTGGATTCCCAGAGTTGACGCGTGATATTATGTCGTTAAAGAAGCCAACCTTTGTTTCTATTCCTGCTGATATGCCGCAAGAAGACGTAGACAAGATTGAAGTGGTTGATTACGCAACTTACCTCTACTGCGTCGTGAAATACCCAACATTGGTTGAAGAGTTCGAAATGCCTGATTTCGCAAACAGTCGTTTCCACGGTATTTCTGACCACACGCTAGGGAATAGCGCGGCCCTTTTCGCCTCAGCACACGGAGCGAAATACCTCGAAAAGCACTTCACACTGCGTCAATCATTCCAGCGCACAGGCGAGCTTGCTCACCTTTGCTCGATGGACATGAACGACCTTCAGCAGATTAAAAATACAGCAACGGAGTTTGAGACGCTTCGTCGCGTAATGGGAATGGATGCGTAAAGAGCTCAAAGAAGCCATA
Coding sequences within it:
- a CDS encoding N-acetylneuraminate synthase family protein; translated protein: MFIISEISPQFSGDLATAEQMILQSKLGGAEAVKVQLYDPEQFNKPKSHAMDFETLKHLRDFGDHHGIPVFATPFASKFLDWCVELDLKYMKVAARMHVGFPELTRDIMSLKKPTFVSIPADMPQEDVDKIEVVDYATYLYCVVKYPTLVEEFEMPDFANSRFHGISDHTLGNSAALFASAHGAKYLEKHFTLRQSFQRTGELAHLCSMDMNDLQQIKNTATEFETLRRVMGMDA